In Taeniopygia guttata chromosome 2, bTaeGut7.mat, whole genome shotgun sequence, one genomic interval encodes:
- the MRPL36 gene encoding large ribosomal subunit protein bL36m gives MLSLLARAAAAAAPLRSLCRSPLCSLAPWGRAAGPPAACAGWAPPPWRAPRGLLAAQPPLGPPPPAGLKTKTALRKRCKDCYIVRRRGRLYVCCKSNPRHKQRKG, from the coding sequence ATGCTgtccctcctggccagggccgccgccgcggccgccccgctccgctcgCTGTGCCGCTCGCCCTTGTGCTCGCTGGCgccgtggggccgggcggcggggccgcctgCGGCGTGTGCGGGCTGGGCCCCGCCGCCGTGGCGGGCGCCCCGCGGGCTGCTGGCCGCGCAGCCGCCGCtcgggccgccgccgccggccgggcTGAAGACGAAGACGGCGCTGAGGAAGCGCTGCAAGGACTGCTACATCGtgcggcggcgcgggcggctCTACGTGTGCTGCAAGAGCAACCCCCGGCACAAGCAGCGCAAGGGGTAG
- the NDUFS6 gene encoding NADH dehydrogenase [ubiquinone] iron-sulfur protein 6, mitochondrial (The RefSeq protein has 3 substitutions, 1 non-frameshifting indel compared to this genomic sequence): MAAPAATFRWLLPRGRSLLLRPGLAATAARPYGVRASDTGELVTHTGQVYDEKDYRRVRFVGRQKEVNKNFAIDLIAEQPVSQVESRVISCDGGGGALGHPKVYINLDKETKTGTCGYCGLQFKQKHH, translated from the exons ATGGCGGCGCCCGCCGCGACCTTCCGCTGGCTGCTGCCGCGGGGCCGCCCGCTGCTGCCCCGCCCGGGGCtggccgccgctgccgccgccgcccggccctACGGTGTGCGGGCCTCCGACACCGGCGAGCTGGTGACGCACACCGGGCAG GTATATGACGAGAAGGATTATAGAAGAGTTAGATTTGTTGGACGACAAAAGGAG GTGAACAAGAATTTTGCGATCGATTTGATAGCAGAGCAGCCTGTGAGTCAAGTTGAAAGCAGAGTGATATCAtgtgatggtggtggtggagcTTTGGGACATCCCAAAGTATACATAAACTTG GACAAAGAGACAAAGACCGGAACATGTGGCTACTGTGGACTTCAGTTTAAGCAGAAACATCACTGA